One Prosthecobacter sp. genomic window carries:
- a CDS encoding four helix bundle protein, with protein sequence MGNSLLPALPFLLSTFPFPISHFSQTMNAGRLPQEFRDRTKVFASKIIRLFVALPRKREEVAVMARQMLRSGTSVAAHVREASRARSNDEFVSKLGGALQEADETQFWLELLREDCGIPAVQTQPIEQEAGELIAIMTTMINRTKEK encoded by the coding sequence ATGGGAAATTCACTTCTTCCAGCACTCCCATTTCTGCTTTCTACTTTTCCATTTCCCATTTCCCATTTTTCCCAGACAATGAACGCCGGTCGGCTGCCACAGGAGTTCCGTGATCGCACGAAGGTTTTTGCATCGAAGATCATTCGTTTGTTTGTCGCTCTGCCCCGGAAACGTGAGGAAGTGGCCGTCATGGCAAGGCAGATGCTCCGTTCCGGCACTTCAGTGGCGGCGCACGTGCGGGAGGCTTCCAGAGCAAGATCCAATGATGAGTTTGTCTCAAAGCTCGGGGGTGCTCTCCAAGAGGCGGATGAAACCCAGTTCTGGCTGGAACTGCTGCGCGAAGACTGCGGCATCCCTGCGGTGCAAACTCAGCCCATCGAACAGGAGGCCGGCGAACTCATCGCCATCATGACCACCATGATCAACAGGACGAAAGAAAAGTAG
- a CDS encoding ABC transporter permease, whose product MHEIIIEPGRAEANYWRDLWRFRELFGFLAWRDILVRYKQTAVGVAWAVLRPFLTMLVFVAIFSRVAGLTSTAMPYSILVLAGMLPWQFFATALSEAGSSLVSNSNLITKIYFPRIILPASSVIVALVDFAITLGLLAVLMLWHQFLPSWKIIFLPAFILLALVAALGPGLLITALNVKYRDFRYIIPFVVQFGLYISPVGFSSSVIAEKFGDTARMLYSLNPMVGVIDGFRWCLGDTTAFHTASFAISVVISLLLLWLGVRYFRRTEKTFADVI is encoded by the coding sequence ATGCACGAGATCATCATCGAGCCCGGACGCGCCGAGGCCAATTACTGGCGCGACCTGTGGCGTTTCCGCGAGCTGTTCGGCTTCCTCGCCTGGCGCGACATCCTCGTGCGCTACAAGCAGACCGCCGTCGGCGTGGCCTGGGCCGTGTTGCGGCCGTTTTTAACGATGCTGGTCTTCGTGGCCATCTTCAGTCGTGTGGCCGGTCTGACCTCCACCGCCATGCCTTATTCCATTCTGGTGCTCGCTGGCATGCTTCCCTGGCAATTCTTCGCCACCGCCTTGTCCGAGGCCGGTTCCAGCCTCGTCAGCAACTCCAACCTCATCACCAAGATCTACTTCCCGCGCATCATCCTGCCGGCCAGCTCCGTCATCGTCGCGCTGGTGGACTTTGCCATCACGCTCGGCCTGCTGGCCGTGCTGATGCTCTGGCATCAGTTCCTGCCTTCCTGGAAGATCATCTTTCTGCCCGCCTTCATCCTCCTGGCCCTGGTGGCCGCGCTCGGGCCGGGACTGCTCATCACCGCGCTGAACGTGAAGTACCGCGACTTCCGCTACATCATCCCCTTCGTCGTGCAGTTCGGTCTGTACATCTCGCCCGTCGGCTTCAGTTCATCCGTCATCGCGGAAAAATTCGGCGACACCGCTCGCATGCTTTACTCGCTGAATCCCATGGTGGGTGTCATCGACGGCTTCCGCTGGTGCCTCGGCGACACCACCGCTTTTCACACGGCCTCCTTTGCCATCTCCGTCGTCATCAGCCTGCTCCTGCTCTGGCTCGGCGTGCGCTACTTCCGCCGCACGGAAAAAACGTTTGCGGACGTGATTTAG
- a CDS encoding oligosaccharide flippase family protein translates to MNASALAARCPGFIRHPLERVLASPLGGRLARGAFWSLVGTGFSKGCSTISWIIVGRMLGKESFGELNMVQNTVGMFGAAAGLGMGMAAAKYVAEYRRTDPQRAGRFIGLASTATWITSAVLAVVLVLLAPWLARETLGAPHLAPWLALSSLLLFFSGIAGAQQGTLAGFESFKAIASINVIVGLISFPLLLLGALWGGVIGALWALIASAVLNCLLNFIHVRRQTQAHQITIRYRGCLSEARVFWDFNLPGMLNTVFSAAVVWAVGAMLVHHSSSFGDLGIYNAVQRMKLVPENLAAMLLAPMLPVLSETFARRDMASYGRTLLVSYTIATLTIVPVALVQIAAPWLTLLPFGAEYRGGEPVVLWVMLASLTYALLWPMGNIFISMGRLWFALLVGSLHNVITFSLSWWLIPRFGAAGLALAAAISLILSNVPSVLLLRKSFPRLLNEVRWGRMTLLVLALVLVCECSWRFLSHTQALLLGLAAATGFVVWLLQQSRLTARTNLPA, encoded by the coding sequence ATGAACGCCTCCGCCCTGGCCGCACGCTGTCCCGGCTTCATCCGGCATCCCTTGGAGCGTGTTCTCGCCTCACCCTTGGGCGGCAGGCTCGCACGAGGAGCTTTCTGGTCCCTGGTCGGCACCGGTTTTTCCAAGGGCTGTTCCACCATCTCGTGGATCATCGTCGGGCGCATGCTGGGAAAGGAGAGCTTCGGTGAATTGAACATGGTGCAGAACACCGTCGGCATGTTTGGAGCCGCCGCAGGGCTGGGCATGGGCATGGCCGCTGCCAAATACGTCGCCGAGTATCGCAGGACCGACCCGCAACGAGCCGGACGCTTCATCGGCCTCGCCAGCACCGCCACCTGGATCACCTCGGCTGTTCTCGCAGTCGTGCTCGTGCTGCTCGCTCCCTGGCTGGCGCGGGAGACGCTCGGTGCCCCGCATCTGGCCCCATGGCTGGCGCTTTCATCGCTGCTGCTGTTCTTCTCCGGCATTGCCGGTGCCCAGCAGGGCACGCTTGCAGGGTTCGAATCCTTCAAGGCCATCGCCAGCATCAATGTCATCGTCGGCCTCATCTCCTTTCCCCTGCTGCTCCTCGGAGCGCTTTGGGGTGGCGTGATCGGTGCCCTGTGGGCGCTCATCGCCAGTGCCGTGCTGAATTGCCTGTTAAATTTCATCCATGTGCGGCGGCAGACGCAGGCGCATCAGATCACCATCCGCTATCGCGGCTGCCTCAGCGAAGCCCGCGTCTTCTGGGACTTCAATCTCCCCGGCATGCTGAACACCGTGTTCAGCGCTGCCGTCGTCTGGGCCGTGGGAGCCATGCTCGTGCATCACAGCAGCAGCTTTGGCGATCTCGGCATCTACAACGCCGTCCAGCGCATGAAGCTCGTGCCGGAAAACCTTGCTGCCATGCTCCTCGCCCCCATGCTGCCCGTGCTGAGTGAAACCTTCGCCCGGCGTGACATGGCATCCTATGGCCGCACGCTGCTGGTCTCCTACACCATCGCCACGCTCACCATCGTTCCGGTGGCCCTCGTGCAGATCGCCGCCCCGTGGCTCACGCTGCTGCCTTTTGGTGCGGAGTATCGCGGTGGCGAGCCGGTCGTGCTCTGGGTCATGCTCGCCTCACTCACCTACGCGTTGCTCTGGCCCATGGGAAACATCTTCATCAGCATGGGGCGTCTCTGGTTCGCCCTGCTCGTCGGCTCCTTGCACAACGTGATCACCTTCAGTCTCTCCTGGTGGTTGATCCCGCGTTTCGGTGCCGCCGGTCTCGCGCTTGCCGCCGCCATCTCCCTGATTCTCTCCAATGTTCCGTCCGTGCTCCTGCTCAGAAAATCCTTTCCTCGTTTGCTGAACGAGGTTCGCTGGGGCCGCATGACGCTGCTGGTGCTCGCGCTCGTGCTTGTCTGCGAGTGTTCCTGGCGTTTTCTCTCTCACACCCAGGCGCTGTTGCTGGGGCTGGCCGCCGCCACAGGATTTGTGGTCTGGCTGTTGCAGCAGAGCCGGTTGACGGCGCGCACAAATCTCCCCGCGTAG
- a CDS encoding FkbM family methyltransferase → MNLLKPWFVFRPQQLLLRILRQFYLPAEAVVRLPWGLPLAIRPRMAIGRAIWHTGLYDLAVTEALHRLVMPGAVCLDVGANIGCLTGLMALRAGSAGSVTAFEPFESSHRQLVHNLRLAESAVKTLAPVTVHRLGLSDHTGTASLVFEDVEKNVDVQVNEGTPYVGAATDSNRAVPIEISRLDDVLGAAKVDVMKLDVEGHELAVLHGASAALAGCRITSIVFEDHATGPRSPVRALLEEAGYQIRRLAWTLAGPGLLASDEEEVPHRQESPNYLATLDPQVLPRLEAPGWQCLKAA, encoded by the coding sequence ATGAACTTGCTCAAGCCATGGTTTGTCTTTCGTCCTCAACAACTGCTTCTGCGCATCCTCCGGCAGTTTTACCTGCCTGCGGAGGCCGTGGTGCGGCTGCCGTGGGGGCTGCCGCTCGCCATCCGGCCTCGCATGGCCATCGGGCGGGCCATCTGGCACACCGGACTTTACGATCTCGCCGTCACCGAGGCATTGCATCGTCTCGTGATGCCCGGTGCTGTGTGTCTCGATGTCGGGGCGAACATCGGCTGTCTCACCGGACTGATGGCGCTGCGTGCTGGCAGCGCTGGCAGTGTGACGGCCTTCGAGCCTTTCGAGTCCAGTCATCGCCAGTTGGTTCACAACCTGCGTCTCGCCGAATCAGCCGTGAAGACTCTCGCCCCGGTCACCGTGCATCGTCTGGGATTGAGCGATCACACGGGCACTGCCAGCCTGGTGTTTGAGGATGTGGAAAAAAACGTCGATGTGCAGGTCAACGAAGGCACGCCCTATGTCGGAGCCGCCACCGATTCCAATCGCGCTGTGCCCATCGAAATCTCCCGGCTCGATGATGTGCTTGGTGCTGCCAAAGTGGATGTCATGAAACTGGATGTCGAAGGCCATGAGCTTGCCGTGCTGCACGGTGCGTCCGCGGCACTCGCCGGGTGCCGCATCACCAGCATCGTCTTTGAGGATCACGCCACCGGTCCACGCAGCCCCGTCCGCGCCCTGCTTGAAGAGGCGGGGTATCAGATTCGCCGGCTTGCCTGGACGCTCGCAGGCCCCGGATTGCTGGCGAGTGATGAGGAAGAGGTGCCGCATCGTCAGGAATCGCCGAATTATCTCGCCACGCTCGATCCACAGGTGCTCCCGCGTCTGGAAGCCCCTGGTTGGCAGTGTCTTAAAGCCGCATGA
- a CDS encoding glycosyltransferase family 4 protein, producing the protein MDASQSDGRNRRVRLLIYAHYFVPSVGGVETVVLALAAGLTTHETGYEVIVVTQTRRGEHDDDSLPYQVVRCPSWLRLWRLIQKVDVVHAAGTAIGPVVLGLLARKPVVVEHHGFQAICPNGQLLQQPQDMPCPGHFMAGNHAACLRCSPRRAGWTTFRLWLFTFVRRWLCRQVAVNLVPTGWLGGLLRLPRTEIVHHGVITPQALPEPAAHEAACVLFIGRLVKPKGVHILLQAVQSLHERGMRFQTCIVGDGPERALLEERMRSDESGAVVRFLGKLAEADLPEVLRQACVLVVPSLGGEVFGMVVLENMARGIPVIASDIGAFQEVMGDAGVSFQTGDADDLARHLAAVLNDRDLSARLAESSARRASEFTLRRMVDEHACIYCRLADGRPQEMSHA; encoded by the coding sequence ATGGATGCCAGTCAATCTGACGGGAGAAATCGGCGGGTGCGTCTGCTGATTTATGCTCATTACTTTGTGCCCAGCGTCGGTGGCGTTGAGACCGTGGTGCTTGCTCTGGCGGCGGGATTGACGACGCATGAGACCGGCTATGAGGTCATCGTCGTCACACAGACCCGGCGTGGGGAGCACGATGATGATTCCCTGCCTTATCAGGTGGTGCGTTGTCCGTCGTGGTTGCGGTTATGGCGTTTGATTCAGAAGGTGGATGTGGTGCATGCGGCGGGCACGGCGATCGGCCCGGTGGTGCTGGGGCTGCTGGCGCGCAAGCCGGTGGTCGTCGAGCACCACGGCTTTCAGGCCATCTGCCCGAATGGCCAGTTGCTGCAACAGCCGCAGGACATGCCATGCCCCGGTCATTTCATGGCTGGAAACCACGCTGCCTGCCTGCGTTGCAGCCCCCGGCGCGCCGGGTGGACCACGTTCAGGCTCTGGCTGTTCACGTTCGTACGTCGTTGGTTGTGCCGGCAGGTGGCCGTCAATCTAGTGCCGACGGGCTGGCTGGGCGGCTTGCTGCGGCTGCCACGCACCGAGATAGTTCATCACGGTGTGATCACGCCGCAGGCTCTGCCGGAGCCCGCCGCGCACGAGGCCGCGTGCGTTCTGTTCATCGGCCGGCTGGTCAAGCCCAAGGGCGTTCACATCCTGTTGCAGGCCGTTCAAAGTCTGCATGAGCGCGGCATGCGCTTTCAAACATGCATCGTGGGCGATGGCCCTGAGCGTGCGTTGCTCGAGGAAAGAATGCGTTCGGACGAATCTGGCGCAGTGGTGCGGTTTCTCGGCAAATTGGCGGAGGCAGACCTGCCTGAGGTTTTACGCCAGGCTTGCGTGCTGGTCGTTCCGTCGCTGGGAGGCGAGGTGTTTGGCATGGTCGTGTTGGAAAACATGGCGCGAGGCATTCCAGTCATCGCCTCGGACATCGGCGCGTTTCAGGAAGTCATGGGTGACGCGGGCGTTTCCTTCCAGACAGGGGATGCGGACGACCTCGCCAGGCATCTTGCCGCAGTGCTCAATGATCGTGATCTGTCTGCTCGTTTGGCGGAATCCTCTGCCCGCCGGGCCTCGGAGTTCACGCTCCGGCGCATGGTGGATGAGCACGCGTGCATTTACTGTCGTCTGGCGGACGGCAGGCCGCAGGAAATGAGCCACGCATGA
- the rfbB gene encoding dTDP-glucose 4,6-dehydratase: MNLLITGGAGFIGSNLIRHVIDKPEITKLVNLDSLTYAGHLENLDGIHGVHLRYIFEKVDLRNKDEVLRVVRQHDITHVMHLAAESHVDRSISGPGDFITTNINGTFHLLEACRSHWQTRNQEPGTKNLFLHVSTDEVFGSLGPTGFFTEETSYAPNSPYSASKAASDMLVRAYHHTYGLPTLITNCSNNYGPFQFPEKLIPVVIQSILARQSIPVYGDGMNVRDWLYVGDHCEALWTVLTAGKPGETYNIGGHNEKANLHLVRLICDLIDEMQPALGGSSRDLITFVTDRPGHDRRYAIDAGKIERDLGWVPAHTFETGIRETVAWYLQNQAWCQSVLSRH; this comes from the coding sequence ATGAACCTGCTCATCACCGGCGGCGCGGGCTTCATCGGCTCCAATCTCATCCGCCATGTCATCGACAAGCCGGAGATCACCAAGCTCGTCAATCTCGACAGCCTCACCTACGCCGGTCATCTCGAAAACCTCGACGGCATTCACGGCGTCCATCTGCGTTACATCTTCGAGAAGGTCGATCTGCGCAACAAAGACGAAGTCCTCCGCGTCGTCCGCCAGCATGACATCACCCACGTCATGCACCTCGCCGCTGAATCCCATGTCGATCGCAGCATCTCCGGCCCCGGCGACTTCATCACCACCAACATCAACGGCACCTTTCACCTCCTCGAAGCCTGCCGCTCCCACTGGCAAACCAGGAACCAGGAACCAGGAACGAAGAACCTCTTTCTTCACGTCTCCACCGACGAGGTCTTTGGCTCCCTCGGCCCCACCGGCTTCTTCACGGAAGAAACGTCCTACGCTCCGAACTCGCCCTACTCCGCCAGCAAGGCCGCCAGCGACATGCTTGTGCGAGCCTACCACCACACCTACGGCCTGCCCACGCTCATCACCAACTGCTCGAACAACTACGGCCCCTTTCAGTTTCCTGAGAAGCTCATCCCCGTCGTCATTCAGAGCATCCTCGCCCGTCAGTCCATCCCTGTGTATGGCGATGGCATGAACGTGCGCGACTGGCTCTATGTCGGCGATCATTGCGAGGCTCTTTGGACCGTTCTCACTGCTGGCAAGCCCGGCGAGACCTACAACATCGGCGGCCATAACGAGAAGGCCAATCTCCACCTCGTTCGGCTCATCTGCGATCTCATCGACGAGATGCAGCCCGCCCTCGGCGGCAGCTCGCGTGATTTGATCACCTTCGTCACCGACCGCCCCGGCCATGACCGCCGCTACGCCATCGACGCCGGGAAAATCGAGCGCGACCTCGGCTGGGTGCCCGCGCACACCTTTGAAACCGGCATCCGTGAAACGGTGGCGTGGTATCTGCAAAACCAGGCGTGGTGTCAGTCGGTGCTTTCACGGCACTAG
- a CDS encoding class I SAM-dependent methyltransferase, with product MAPHPVLANRYAFPEERPGYVKQLFDHGAEHYDPVVGWGFFGTGNLYRKTAQSRHGLKPGMRLLDVACGTGLMAVAAKEVLGGDDTITCVEPSDGMLAVARKKLNARFIQSGAESMPLEDNTFDFLTVGYALRHFADLEATFREFHRVLKPGGRVLILEATRPAGKIGSALFKLYFGTVYPFLARLLTRSHKAEEMMVYFWETMDTCVRPESVVAAFQAAGFTEARRIPLMGIFSEYTAVKA from the coding sequence ATGGCTCCGCATCCTGTTCTTGCCAATCGTTACGCCTTTCCCGAGGAGCGGCCCGGCTACGTCAAACAGCTCTTCGATCACGGCGCGGAACATTACGACCCCGTCGTTGGCTGGGGCTTTTTCGGCACTGGCAATCTGTACCGCAAAACGGCGCAGAGCCGCCACGGCCTCAAGCCCGGCATGCGATTGCTTGATGTCGCCTGCGGCACCGGCCTGATGGCCGTCGCGGCCAAGGAGGTGCTCGGTGGTGATGACACCATCACCTGCGTCGAACCCAGCGACGGCATGCTGGCTGTCGCACGGAAAAAACTCAACGCCCGCTTCATTCAAAGCGGCGCGGAGAGCATGCCGCTGGAGGACAACACCTTCGATTTCCTCACCGTCGGCTACGCCTTGCGGCACTTCGCTGATCTGGAGGCCACTTTTCGTGAATTTCATCGCGTCTTGAAGCCCGGCGGCCGCGTGCTCATTCTGGAGGCCACGCGCCCTGCGGGAAAGATCGGCTCCGCGCTCTTCAAGCTCTACTTCGGCACCGTCTATCCCTTCTTGGCCCGTCTGCTGACCCGCAGCCACAAGGCGGAGGAGATGATGGTCTATTTCTGGGAGACCATGGACACCTGCGTGCGCCCTGAGTCCGTCGTCGCCGCGTTCCAGGCCGCCGGATTCACCGAAGCCCGCCGCATTCCCCTCATGGGAATCTTCAGCGAGTACACCGCTGTCAAAGCATGA
- the rfbA gene encoding glucose-1-phosphate thymidylyltransferase RfbA, with amino-acid sequence MKGIILAGGTGSRLYPLTQVASKQLQPVYDKPMVYYPLTVLIASGIREFCLISTPHDLPRFRQLLGDGSQWGISIEYREQAKPEGIAQAFLIAESFIGKDPVTLILGDNIFFGGDAFPRAFAEFKSGATIFAYHVTDPERYGVVEFDAEGRAISLEEKPAHPRSNYAVPGVYLYDNDVVSIAHAMKSSPRGELEITDVNKEYLRRGTLRVQRLSRGTAWLDAGTSSSLHEASAYVQTIEKRQGMKLGCPEEAALYRGFLPLERFEALVADLPKCEYRNYLAEVAAEVRRVGIKSA; translated from the coding sequence ATGAAAGGCATCATCCTCGCAGGCGGCACCGGTTCGCGTCTTTATCCGCTGACCCAGGTTGCCTCCAAACAACTCCAGCCGGTTTATGACAAGCCGATGGTCTATTACCCGCTCACGGTGCTCATCGCCTCCGGCATCCGTGAGTTTTGTCTCATCTCCACGCCGCATGATCTGCCGCGTTTCCGTCAGTTGCTCGGTGATGGGTCTCAGTGGGGGATTTCCATCGAATATCGTGAGCAGGCAAAGCCCGAAGGCATCGCACAGGCGTTTTTGATCGCTGAATCGTTCATCGGCAAAGATCCCGTCACGTTGATCCTCGGTGACAACATTTTCTTCGGCGGCGACGCCTTCCCGCGCGCCTTTGCCGAGTTCAAATCAGGGGCCACCATCTTCGCCTACCATGTCACGGATCCTGAACGCTACGGCGTGGTCGAGTTTGATGCCGAGGGCAGGGCGATCTCGCTCGAAGAAAAGCCCGCCCATCCCCGCAGCAACTACGCCGTGCCTGGCGTCTATCTCTACGACAACGATGTCGTCTCCATCGCCCATGCGATGAAGTCATCTCCGCGTGGCGAGCTTGAAATCACTGACGTGAACAAAGAGTACCTCCGTCGCGGCACCCTGCGCGTGCAGCGCCTCAGCCGCGGCACCGCCTGGCTCGATGCCGGCACCAGCAGCAGCCTGCACGAAGCCTCCGCCTATGTGCAGACCATCGAAAAGCGCCAGGGCATGAAACTCGGCTGCCCGGAGGAGGCCGCCCTCTATCGTGGCTTTCTCCCACTGGAGAGATTTGAGGCGCTCGTCGCCGACCTGCCGAAATGCGAATACCGGAACTACCTCGCCGAAGTCGCCGCCGAGGTACGCCGCGTCGGCATCAAAAGCGCCTGA
- a CDS encoding carbamoyltransferase C-terminal domain-containing protein — MIVLGLNAYHGDSSAALVQDGKLIAAAEEERFRRIKHWSGLPTEAMKWCLADAGLTLGDVDHIAINRNPKVNNLRRALYVLRRRPSLSLIFKRLANIKRAGTFEDAVQAAFPGENLRAQVHRVEHHLAHLASAFLVSAFDEAVCLSVDGFGDFASSAWGMGKGNDIQIDGRVYFPHSLGIFYSVITQFIGFPYFGDEYKVMGLAPYGEPKYLDEMRELVKVRPDGTFRLNLKYFRHHDEDVHYTWDNCSPEVGTLYKKEPMEALFGPQREKGAALEQKHRDLARSAQAMYEEAFFAMLQSLHAKYQCDDLTLSGGCAMNSVANGKVYLNSPFKRMYLPASAGDAGGAIGSAFVVSRQFHREKFVMDHAYVGPCTNDIEIKTLLDARATDIQSENCTVRRFDDEGELCQTTATAITEGKVIGWFQGRMEWGPRALGNRSILGDPRRADMKDILNLKIKRRESFRPFAPSIMREHVSEWFEQDDDVPFMMEVFQVRQDKRAQIPATTHVDGSGRLQTVHKATNPRYHRLIESYRQITGVPMVLNTSFNENEPVVCKPQEALDCFLRTKMDVLVLNDWMVTRS, encoded by the coding sequence ATGATTGTCCTTGGACTCAATGCCTACCACGGCGATTCCTCTGCTGCTCTCGTCCAAGACGGCAAACTCATTGCTGCGGCGGAAGAAGAGCGTTTCCGGCGCATCAAGCACTGGTCCGGCCTGCCGACCGAGGCCATGAAGTGGTGCCTCGCTGACGCAGGCCTCACGCTTGGCGATGTCGATCACATCGCCATCAACCGCAATCCGAAGGTCAACAACCTGCGTCGTGCTCTTTACGTCCTGCGCCGCCGTCCCAGCCTCAGCCTCATCTTCAAGCGCCTCGCCAACATCAAACGCGCTGGAACTTTCGAAGACGCCGTGCAGGCGGCTTTCCCAGGTGAAAATCTGCGTGCCCAGGTTCATCGTGTGGAGCATCACCTGGCACATCTGGCCTCCGCCTTTCTCGTCTCTGCGTTTGATGAGGCGGTTTGCCTCTCCGTCGATGGCTTTGGCGATTTCGCCAGTTCCGCGTGGGGCATGGGGAAGGGGAATGACATTCAAATCGATGGTCGCGTCTATTTCCCGCATTCGCTCGGCATCTTCTACAGCGTCATCACGCAGTTCATCGGCTTCCCCTACTTTGGCGATGAGTACAAGGTCATGGGTCTCGCTCCCTACGGTGAGCCGAAGTATCTCGACGAGATGCGCGAACTCGTGAAGGTACGGCCCGACGGCACCTTTCGGCTGAATTTGAAATACTTTCGCCATCACGACGAAGACGTTCATTACACCTGGGACAACTGCTCTCCCGAAGTCGGCACGCTCTACAAGAAGGAGCCGATGGAGGCTCTCTTTGGCCCGCAGCGTGAAAAGGGGGCCGCCTTGGAGCAGAAGCACCGCGACCTCGCCCGCAGTGCGCAGGCCATGTATGAAGAGGCCTTCTTTGCGATGCTGCAATCCCTGCACGCGAAGTACCAGTGCGATGATCTCACCCTCTCCGGCGGCTGCGCGATGAATTCCGTCGCCAACGGCAAGGTGTACCTCAACTCGCCCTTCAAGCGCATGTATCTGCCCGCCTCCGCCGGTGATGCCGGCGGGGCCATTGGTTCCGCTTTCGTCGTCTCCAGGCAGTTCCATCGCGAAAAATTTGTCATGGACCACGCTTATGTCGGTCCATGCACCAACGACATCGAGATCAAAACTTTGCTGGATGCCCGCGCCACCGACATCCAGAGCGAGAACTGCACCGTGCGCCGCTTTGATGACGAAGGCGAGCTCTGCCAGACCACCGCCACCGCCATCACCGAAGGCAAAGTCATCGGCTGGTTCCAAGGCCGCATGGAATGGGGCCCCCGCGCCCTCGGCAACCGCTCCATCCTCGGCGATCCGCGCCGCGCCGACATGAAGGACATCCTCAACCTCAAGATCAAGCGCCGCGAGTCCTTCCGACCTTTCGCCCCCAGCATCATGCGCGAGCATGTGAGCGAATGGTTCGAGCAGGACGACGACGTGCCCTTCATGATGGAAGTTTTCCAGGTGCGGCAGGACAAACGCGCGCAAATCCCCGCCACCACGCATGTCGATGGTTCCGGTCGTCTTCAGACAGTCCACAAAGCGACCAATCCTCGCTACCATCGCCTGATCGAAAGTTACCGCCAGATCACCGGTGTGCCGATGGTGCTGAACACCAGCTTCAACGAAAACGAACCCGTCGTCTGCAAGCCTCAGGAAGCCCTCGACTGCTTCCTGCGCACAAAGATGGATGTACTCGTTCTCAACGACTGGATGGTCACAAGATCATGA